In Streptomyces sp. NBC_00433, a single genomic region encodes these proteins:
- a CDS encoding aldehyde reductase, whose product MAHVLVTGGTGFLGSHTIARLLASGHKVTTTLRSLKRQPDVEKMLSVAEAPGREGVSYVEADLASDAGWDRAAAGADYVLHIASPFPASRPKDENELIVPARDGALRVLRAARDADVRRVVLTSSFAAVGYGHGPTDRVFSEADWTSLDGPGVTPYVKSKTVAERAAWDFIAAEGNGLELTTINPVGIFGPVLGSDYSSSIRIIHAMLTGAMRAAPPIWTNTVDVRDVADLHIKAMTSPAAAGQRYLALAGEPISFEQIALVLRSQLGEAAAKAPTRSAPAWLLRLLSTVSPQLRETVPQLGVVRRASNAKAREQLGGAPRSNEESVVASARSLVRLGLLAD is encoded by the coding sequence ATGGCACACGTACTCGTTACTGGTGGGACCGGCTTCCTGGGCTCCCACACGATCGCGCGGCTCTTGGCGTCGGGGCACAAGGTCACGACCACGCTGCGCTCACTGAAGCGGCAACCTGACGTCGAAAAGATGCTCTCCGTGGCTGAGGCGCCGGGGCGGGAGGGAGTCTCCTACGTCGAGGCGGACCTGGCCTCCGACGCGGGCTGGGACAGGGCCGCAGCGGGGGCTGACTATGTTCTGCACATCGCTTCGCCGTTCCCCGCCTCCCGTCCGAAGGACGAGAACGAATTGATTGTCCCGGCGCGCGACGGTGCGCTGCGGGTGCTGCGGGCCGCGCGGGACGCCGACGTCAGGCGGGTGGTCCTGACGTCCTCGTTCGCCGCGGTCGGCTACGGCCACGGCCCGACGGACCGGGTCTTCTCGGAAGCCGACTGGACGAGCCTGGACGGGCCCGGCGTGACCCCGTACGTCAAGTCGAAGACTGTCGCCGAGCGCGCGGCGTGGGATTTCATCGCCGCCGAGGGCAACGGTCTGGAACTCACCACGATCAACCCGGTCGGGATCTTCGGTCCGGTACTCGGTTCCGACTACTCCAGCTCGATCCGCATCATCCACGCGATGCTCACCGGTGCCATGCGTGCCGCGCCGCCGATCTGGACCAATACCGTCGACGTCCGGGACGTCGCCGACCTGCACATCAAGGCGATGACCTCGCCGGCTGCCGCCGGGCAGCGGTACCTGGCACTGGCAGGCGAGCCGATCTCCTTCGAGCAGATCGCGCTCGTCCTTCGCTCCCAGCTGGGCGAAGCGGCTGCGAAGGCCCCCACCCGGTCGGCCCCCGCCTGGCTGCTGCGGCTGCTGTCCACGGTCAGCCCGCAGCTGCGCGAGACGGTGCCGCAGCTGGGCGTGGTCCGCCGGGCCAGCAACGCCAAGGCCCGTGAGCAGCTGGGCGGGGCACCGCGCTCGAACGAGGAGAGTGTTGTCGCGAGTGCACGCAGTCTGGTGCGGCTCGGCCTGCTCGCCGACTAA
- a CDS encoding helix-turn-helix transcriptional regulator yields MHDMADTLGHFLRARREQLSPQEAGLAAGERRRVPGLRREEVAHLAGISPEYYLRLEQGRNQHPSDQILESLAAALQLDDDAVAYLHRLAHPTPPARRRRPRSQTGQADLQPLLDGWPLTPAYAQATSGRVVAANRLAVALCPFFAVGSNPLRAVFLEPEMRSLYPQWDDVTAKAVSGLRATLSIDDADPELLETIGELTVASERFRTLWARREVRRRAAGYTRFNHPLVGQLELRYEKLLRPEAQQLLVVYHADQGSPSAERLQLLTSL; encoded by the coding sequence ATGCACGACATGGCGGACACCCTCGGCCACTTCCTGCGGGCCCGGCGGGAACAGCTCAGCCCCCAGGAGGCCGGCCTGGCCGCCGGAGAGCGCCGCCGTGTCCCGGGGCTGCGCCGGGAGGAGGTTGCCCACCTCGCCGGCATCAGCCCCGAGTACTACCTGCGCCTGGAGCAGGGCCGCAACCAGCACCCCTCCGACCAGATCCTCGAAAGCCTGGCCGCGGCGCTGCAACTCGACGACGACGCCGTCGCCTACCTGCACCGCCTCGCCCACCCCACGCCCCCGGCCCGGCGACGCCGTCCCCGCTCCCAGACGGGCCAAGCCGACCTCCAGCCCCTGCTCGACGGCTGGCCCCTCACACCCGCCTACGCCCAGGCGACATCCGGCCGCGTCGTCGCCGCCAACCGCCTGGCTGTGGCCTTGTGCCCGTTCTTCGCCGTGGGGAGCAACCCCCTGCGAGCCGTGTTCCTCGAGCCCGAGATGCGCAGCCTCTACCCCCAGTGGGACGACGTGACCGCCAAAGCCGTCTCCGGACTGCGCGCGACCCTCAGCATCGACGACGCCGATCCCGAACTCCTGGAGACCATCGGCGAGCTGACGGTCGCCAGCGAACGCTTCCGCACGCTGTGGGCCAGACGGGAGGTCCGCCGCCGCGCCGCCGGGTACACGCGGTTCAACCATCCCTTGGTCGGGCAGCTGGAACTGCGCTACGAGAAGCTCCTCAGGCCAGAGGCACAGCAACTCCTCGTCGTCTACCACGCCGACCAGGGCTCACCCAGCGCCGAGCGCCTGCAACTGCTCACCAGCCTCTGA
- a CDS encoding FUSC family protein has product MGWLSKVFELTPAGLNWPRGVLFLDMALVPLVVFWAIGHEQYLLSALFGLLFSWLADPGGGLGHRAWHVAVFAAIGAGLTALGFGIGGEAWGWLVLATFAVTLVAGLSIAFGVHRFVSATLLNLWFVIAFASGFSLHHAARITSYTWAQVVAWAGGAGLWIVLTFLWWLVSGRQERPQPVEEIPGDISRRKLTAPLIMFTVIRALVMAGTVALAFGLNLSHGYWMTIAAMIAMKPTLSQAMLVSAQRLTGAAIGAVAAGLLLLIPASETGLKLFAVTRGLEVVALVLLMHGVAMKFWNYALYSAAIAAGVLILVDLPQPSDYAAEGYRVLWTLCGVAIALLVILLAGLLAKHTAKTPPQPA; this is encoded by the coding sequence GTGGGCTGGCTGTCGAAGGTGTTCGAGCTCACCCCCGCTGGGCTCAACTGGCCGCGAGGGGTGTTGTTCCTGGACATGGCGCTGGTGCCGCTGGTCGTCTTCTGGGCGATCGGGCATGAGCAGTACCTTCTGAGCGCCTTGTTCGGCCTGCTGTTCTCGTGGCTGGCTGACCCGGGAGGCGGCTTGGGACACCGTGCGTGGCATGTCGCCGTCTTCGCGGCCATCGGCGCCGGGCTGACCGCGCTGGGATTCGGCATCGGGGGAGAGGCGTGGGGGTGGCTGGTGCTGGCGACGTTCGCGGTCACGCTGGTGGCCGGCCTTTCGATCGCGTTCGGGGTGCACCGGTTCGTCAGCGCGACGCTTCTCAACCTGTGGTTCGTCATCGCCTTCGCGTCCGGGTTCAGCCTTCACCATGCGGCCCGCATCACCAGCTACACCTGGGCTCAGGTGGTTGCCTGGGCGGGCGGGGCGGGACTGTGGATCGTGTTGACGTTCCTTTGGTGGCTCGTCAGCGGGCGTCAGGAGCGGCCCCAGCCGGTCGAGGAGATCCCTGGTGACATCTCGCGGCGGAAGCTGACCGCGCCGCTGATCATGTTCACGGTGATCCGGGCCCTGGTCATGGCCGGCACCGTCGCGCTGGCCTTCGGACTCAACCTGTCGCACGGCTACTGGATGACGATCGCGGCCATGATCGCGATGAAGCCGACCCTGTCGCAGGCCATGCTCGTATCCGCCCAGCGCCTGACCGGCGCGGCCATCGGCGCCGTCGCGGCCGGCCTGCTGCTGCTGATTCCTGCCAGTGAAACCGGACTCAAGCTTTTCGCGGTGACGCGCGGACTCGAGGTGGTCGCGCTCGTCCTGCTGATGCACGGGGTGGCGATGAAATTCTGGAACTACGCGCTCTACTCCGCGGCCATCGCCGCCGGAGTGCTCATCCTGGTGGACCTTCCGCAGCCCTCCGACTACGCCGCCGAAGGCTACCGGGTGCTGTGGACGCTCTGCGGTGTAGCGATCGCTCTGCTCGTCATACTGCTCGCAGGCCTGCTCGCCAAGCACACCGCCAAAACGCCGCCACAACCCGCCTGA
- a CDS encoding cytidylate kinase family protein, with the protein MDQGTRGELIRRLTEVITSITTAHPLRVAIDGPPASGKTTLADELAVVLRAQDHDVIRATIDDFLFPRAQRYRRGQYSAEGCYFDAHDHAALCRVLLDPLGPGGNRRFQHTVYDADTDTPSSPPATTAPEDAVLLFDGVFLLRPELIDRWDLSIFVSVPFEQTIDRAKDRDAALAGSSIADTAEIERSWRNRYIPAQQLYFATARPTDHADIIVHNDQLQSPTWEVRPNSPIHRI; encoded by the coding sequence GTGGACCAAGGCACCCGCGGGGAACTCATCCGCAGACTGACCGAGGTGATCACGTCCATCACGACCGCGCACCCGCTCCGGGTCGCCATCGACGGGCCGCCCGCCTCCGGCAAGACCACGCTGGCCGACGAGCTCGCTGTCGTCCTGCGCGCGCAGGACCACGACGTCATCCGCGCGACCATCGACGACTTCCTCTTCCCCCGTGCACAGCGCTACCGGCGCGGCCAGTACTCCGCCGAAGGCTGCTACTTCGACGCCCACGACCACGCCGCGCTGTGCCGAGTCCTGCTCGATCCGCTCGGCCCGGGCGGAAACCGAAGGTTCCAGCACACGGTCTACGACGCCGACACCGACACCCCTTCGTCCCCGCCGGCCACGACCGCCCCCGAAGACGCCGTACTGCTCTTCGACGGCGTCTTCCTCCTGCGCCCAGAACTCATCGACCGGTGGGACCTGAGCATCTTCGTGTCCGTCCCATTCGAGCAGACGATAGATCGCGCCAAAGACCGAGATGCAGCGCTGGCCGGATCATCCATCGCCGACACAGCCGAGATCGAAAGGTCCTGGCGCAACCGCTATATCCCTGCCCAGCAGCTCTACTTCGCCACAGCCCGTCCGACCGACCACGCAGACATCATCGTGCACAACGATCAACTTCAAAGCCCGACCTGGGAAGTCCGACCAAACTCACCGATACACAGGATTTGA
- a CDS encoding AAA family ATPase has protein sequence MSGCGRWLAFDQDAAFEAGAGSDEGDEVGCGDRAPAGLGGLGELVLDTADGVPKVPSPGIVIIDEIDAHLHVSWQKRIGGWLKTHFPNIQFIVTTHSPYICQAADPGGLIRLPGPDEDSPVETVPQHLYDRVIFGSGDDAVLSDLFGLDTPYSEQAEQKREELVALELDVVRGNATEQEKAHYRDLKRKLTSSPATRVDEIAARLHSRTRREP, from the coding sequence ATGTCAGGCTGCGGTCGCTGGCTCGCGTTCGACCAGGATGCCGCGTTCGAAGCGGGCGCCGGCTCGGACGAGGGCGACGAGGTGGGGTGCGGTGATCGCGCGCCAGCGGGCCTGGGCGGACTCGGCGAGCTCGTCCTGGACACCGCTGACGGCGTCCCCAAGGTCCCCAGCCCGGGGATCGTCATCATCGACGAGATCGACGCACACCTGCACGTCTCGTGGCAGAAGCGAATCGGCGGCTGGCTCAAGACGCACTTCCCGAACATCCAGTTCATCGTCACCACTCACAGCCCCTACATCTGCCAGGCGGCCGACCCGGGCGGCCTGATCAGGCTCCCAGGCCCCGACGAGGACAGCCCAGTGGAGACGGTGCCCCAGCATCTGTACGACCGGGTCATCTTCGGAAGCGGAGACGACGCCGTACTCTCCGACCTCTTCGGGCTCGACACCCCCTACTCGGAACAGGCAGAGCAGAAGAGGGAAGAGCTCGTAGCCCTGGAACTGGACGTTGTACGCGGCAACGCCACAGAGCAAGAGAAAGCCCACTACCGTGACCTCAAACGCAAGCTGACCAGCTCCCCGGCAACCCGTGTCGACGAGATCGCAGCCCGGCTCCACTCCCGCACCCGGCGGGAACCATGA
- a CDS encoding potassium channel family protein codes for METKSDRLSMLLAALRSLVSTGLLVTAYYVLPLASPVSPATVFAFIGGTAAVAVLLSWQIGVIRRSARPTLRAVEALATTLPLFLSLYAAAYYLLQRSAPQSFGGPLSRTDALYFTLTVFSTVGFGDITPHSQAARILAMGQMTLDLL; via the coding sequence ATGGAGACGAAGAGCGACCGCCTGTCCATGCTGCTGGCCGCCCTGCGATCCCTGGTGTCAACGGGTCTGCTCGTCACCGCTTACTACGTGCTTCCCCTGGCATCGCCCGTCAGCCCCGCCACCGTCTTCGCGTTCATCGGCGGCACGGCAGCGGTGGCAGTCCTGCTGTCCTGGCAGATCGGCGTGATCAGGCGCTCCGCTCGGCCCACGCTGCGGGCGGTCGAGGCACTGGCGACGACCCTCCCACTCTTCCTGTCGCTCTACGCGGCCGCCTACTACCTGCTGCAGCGCAGCGCGCCACAGAGTTTCGGCGGACCGCTGTCGCGGACCGACGCCCTGTACTTCACGCTGACCGTATTCAGCACAGTCGGTTTCGGGGACATCACCCCACACAGCCAGGCGGCACGGATTCTGGCCATGGGGCAGATGACGCTCGATCTCCTGTGA
- a CDS encoding HNH endonuclease, with amino-acid sequence MIRITRVPLPQTALTKMVGYTSDIGQASVPRQRARELWKHTTVRKHIHPVLKSTLAEMAPGLERCMYCGDSQGTDIDHFEPLRVNPLRTFDWNNHLLACSLCNSHLKRDQFPTADDGTPLLIDPSREDPAAHLHLSLAAGVYLDLSDRGKETITIFGLNRRILVEGRLRAYRLTPLLLERWRDAFELGDVERATRWAGDIWEQPTADVVHAMFHHAVTPGAEDVFADEPETLALLRDPVVRTALLPTG; translated from the coding sequence ATGATCCGCATCACCCGGGTGCCGCTCCCGCAGACGGCCCTGACGAAAATGGTCGGATACACAAGCGACATAGGACAGGCATCCGTTCCCCGGCAGCGGGCACGGGAGTTATGGAAGCACACCACCGTCCGGAAGCACATACACCCGGTGCTGAAAAGCACCCTCGCGGAGATGGCGCCCGGGCTGGAACGCTGCATGTACTGCGGGGACAGCCAGGGCACAGACATCGATCATTTTGAGCCCCTCCGGGTCAACCCGCTCAGGACCTTCGACTGGAACAACCACCTGCTGGCGTGCTCCCTGTGCAACAGCCACCTGAAGCGTGACCAATTCCCGACTGCCGACGACGGAACGCCCTTACTGATAGACCCCAGTCGCGAGGATCCTGCCGCGCACCTACACCTCTCACTTGCTGCAGGTGTATATCTGGACCTCTCGGACAGAGGCAAGGAAACGATCACCATATTCGGTCTCAACCGGAGGATTCTTGTTGAGGGGCGCCTCCGTGCCTACCGACTCACTCCGCTTTTACTGGAGCGTTGGCGCGATGCCTTCGAGCTCGGCGATGTGGAGCGTGCGACGCGTTGGGCGGGCGACATCTGGGAACAGCCGACCGCCGATGTCGTCCACGCCATGTTCCACCACGCAGTCACACCAGGAGCCGAAGACGTCTTCGCGGACGAGCCCGAGACTCTTGCCTTACTGCGCGACCCGGTAGTCCGTACGGCCCTGCTCCCCACTGGCTGA
- a CDS encoding EVE domain-containing protein: MEQDALAAAVAAFNRASYAKELAKAEEQRQQILREFPLEGWPELPLERYALGFAERQKWGPPFCTRMEFHTDALGSIRGGAAGKHIMFRHRSGEWRLSAPLKGMNPEEAWQRLRKEFVAAFETAGAGAFDRVDDLEVLAYGPALVTKSLATYFPDEFLPVYSSDHLRHFIGLLGGSVSGAPAWRLNRRLRELVLARPELENLSPHEVVRLLYKAFDPRPQSPRLLKVAPGQHAAYWEACLRDGHICVAWGEVGNLAEYGSDTELREALTEHWPKKAGGHLALARRLLAYRDLKPGDRIVANRGLSEVLAVGTVTDTGYAYDDALSPEAPHLVGVSWDTSYAQVLESPQNGWRQTFGPVSQKLWKQVQAQRQADSAPAGSSSGEESGRPDSGEAPDVALTSQVTRVVDALERKGQVILYGPPGTGKTRLALSAAMAITGMADRIDAPVPERQDAVKAMMSPTVRSAERPAVWLFVTSRNKSNWRWDDLEKEGSATLWKGRLTRNYEQMQPGDLVVGYESKPTKKAVALGRITGIDLSNEDECVSVEWVRRLDGPTWEEFNTDPILSLSEPKVHRMQGTAFRLTPREAERILDQDEGEDGAGSARPTVSLVTFHPSYGYEDFVEGFKPAPAGAGSGLSLRLTDGVFFDLCTTAAEEPDRIFLLIIDEINRGDLPRIFGELVTLLEPDKRDMPVVLPVSGRSFSVPPNVRLIGTMNTADRSVGHLDAAIRRRFAFIEVGPDADVVSGSVGPLDLAAFFEDLNSRIVRFLDADHQLGHAFFLRDGEPLISDTHLAAAFHDDIVPLLEDYTLGSADLLRDLLGGLVDPQTGRLALIPADELAAALAAEFTAAGVDEALDG, translated from the coding sequence ATGGAACAGGACGCTCTGGCAGCCGCTGTGGCTGCGTTCAACCGTGCCTCGTACGCCAAGGAGTTGGCGAAGGCCGAGGAGCAGAGGCAGCAGATACTTCGTGAGTTTCCTCTGGAAGGTTGGCCTGAGTTGCCGCTCGAGCGGTATGCGTTGGGGTTCGCCGAGCGGCAGAAGTGGGGTCCGCCCTTCTGTACCCGGATGGAGTTCCATACCGATGCCCTCGGCAGTATCAGGGGCGGCGCCGCCGGCAAGCACATCATGTTCCGCCACCGCAGCGGAGAGTGGAGGCTGTCCGCGCCGCTGAAGGGAATGAACCCCGAGGAAGCGTGGCAGCGACTGCGCAAAGAGTTCGTAGCGGCGTTCGAGACGGCAGGAGCGGGTGCCTTCGACCGGGTGGACGACCTGGAGGTACTCGCCTACGGCCCTGCGCTGGTGACGAAGTCCCTCGCCACGTACTTCCCGGACGAGTTCCTGCCGGTCTACTCCAGCGATCACTTGCGGCACTTCATCGGTCTCCTCGGCGGGTCTGTCTCCGGTGCCCCGGCCTGGCGGTTGAACCGGCGGCTGCGCGAGCTGGTGCTGGCCCGTCCTGAGTTGGAGAACTTGAGCCCGCATGAGGTCGTTCGTCTGCTGTACAAGGCGTTCGACCCGCGGCCGCAGTCCCCGAGGCTCCTGAAGGTCGCCCCCGGGCAGCATGCCGCGTACTGGGAGGCATGCCTGCGCGACGGCCACATCTGCGTGGCCTGGGGGGAAGTGGGCAACCTCGCCGAGTACGGCAGCGACACCGAGCTGCGAGAAGCGCTCACCGAGCACTGGCCGAAGAAGGCAGGTGGGCATCTGGCCCTTGCCCGCCGGCTGCTGGCGTACCGCGATCTCAAGCCGGGCGACCGCATCGTCGCGAACCGTGGCCTGTCTGAGGTGCTGGCCGTGGGGACGGTGACGGACACCGGCTACGCCTACGACGATGCGCTGTCGCCCGAAGCACCGCATCTGGTCGGTGTCTCGTGGGACACCTCGTACGCGCAGGTCCTTGAATCGCCGCAGAACGGATGGCGGCAGACGTTCGGCCCGGTCAGTCAGAAGCTGTGGAAGCAGGTGCAGGCACAGCGGCAGGCGGATTCGGCACCGGCTGGTTCCTCGTCCGGGGAAGAATCCGGCCGCCCGGATTCCGGCGAGGCCCCGGACGTGGCGCTTACTTCCCAGGTCACCCGGGTCGTCGACGCGCTGGAACGCAAGGGGCAGGTCATCCTCTACGGGCCGCCCGGCACCGGGAAGACCCGGCTCGCGCTGAGCGCTGCCATGGCCATAACCGGTATGGCGGACCGGATCGACGCGCCCGTACCGGAGCGCCAAGATGCCGTGAAGGCGATGATGTCGCCGACCGTCCGATCGGCGGAGCGGCCCGCGGTATGGCTGTTCGTCACAAGCCGGAACAAGAGCAACTGGCGCTGGGACGACCTGGAGAAGGAAGGCAGTGCCACCCTCTGGAAGGGCCGGCTTACCCGCAACTACGAGCAGATGCAGCCCGGCGACCTGGTGGTCGGATACGAAAGCAAACCCACGAAGAAGGCCGTCGCCCTGGGACGCATCACCGGCATCGACCTGTCCAACGAGGACGAGTGCGTGAGCGTGGAGTGGGTCCGTCGGCTTGACGGCCCTACCTGGGAGGAGTTCAACACCGATCCGATCCTGAGCCTCAGCGAGCCGAAGGTGCACCGCATGCAGGGCACCGCGTTCCGGCTGACGCCGCGCGAGGCCGAGCGGATCCTCGACCAGGACGAGGGGGAGGACGGCGCCGGATCGGCCCGGCCTACGGTCAGCCTCGTGACCTTCCACCCCTCCTACGGCTACGAGGACTTCGTGGAGGGTTTCAAGCCCGCTCCGGCCGGTGCGGGCAGCGGGCTGTCGCTACGGCTCACTGACGGTGTCTTCTTCGACCTCTGCACCACCGCGGCCGAGGAACCCGACCGCATCTTTCTGCTGATCATCGACGAGATCAACCGTGGTGACCTGCCGCGCATCTTCGGCGAGCTGGTCACCCTCCTCGAGCCCGACAAGCGCGACATGCCAGTGGTCCTGCCCGTCAGCGGCCGATCGTTCTCCGTGCCGCCGAATGTGCGCCTCATCGGGACGATGAACACGGCAGACCGCAGCGTCGGCCACCTGGACGCAGCGATCCGGCGCCGGTTCGCCTTCATCGAAGTGGGTCCTGACGCGGACGTGGTCTCCGGATCAGTGGGGCCGCTGGACCTGGCCGCGTTCTTCGAAGATCTCAACTCCAGGATCGTCCGGTTCCTGGACGCCGACCACCAGCTCGGCCACGCCTTCTTTCTGCGCGACGGCGAGCCGCTCATCAGCGACACGCACCTCGCCGCCGCCTTCCACGACGACATCGTCCCACTGCTGGAGGACTACACCCTCGGCAGCGCTGACCTGCTTCGGGACCTGCTCGGCGGGCTGGTCGATCCGCAGACCGGACGCCTCGCGCTGATACCCGCGGACGAGCTGGCCGCCGCGCTCGCCGCAGAGTTCACCGCCGCAGGCGTCGACGAGGCGCTCGATGGGTGA
- a CDS encoding McrC family protein → MGDPRGRLQEVRLGEYEYREVRGEQLTDADLSRLRSLTEQRCLRVSETRYGWRIEALSTVGVLVLDRIRLVIEPKTAVDGSRLVSWLCYALHLPVRHAATPRGWQTDRAGFTDLVISALVAECRALLLGGLRRDYVRRDLVESVLRGRLDLAAQVSRRYGQLDRLHLRAFERDAAIWENEVCGAALYRAARLADRREPARAAADTAALFPQPTTPAAAVQMLARARYTRLNARYRPAHAWARLLLDGGGIDDLLVDAGHTADSLLLRMEVLWEAVVRRMAAEVAVGMHGRPVPSSGGSAIKVSGDRSSHSPFRPDVLLCFANTPPTFLAVDAKYKRYDNRSISAGDIHQMLTYTAGYSPEGAGAAVVVHPSPSGAIHRRLRVKAPRGQLAELHVAGIDVRLSPQDAAHALAPVLAAALHSTGRIPATARTLPPEPAHRRAAEGETVSSPRSARQ, encoded by the coding sequence ATGGGTGATCCTCGCGGCCGACTTCAGGAGGTCCGCCTGGGAGAGTACGAGTACCGTGAAGTGCGGGGGGAACAGCTGACAGACGCGGATCTGAGCCGCCTGCGGTCGCTCACCGAGCAGCGGTGCCTGAGGGTCTCCGAGACACGGTACGGCTGGCGCATCGAGGCACTGTCGACGGTGGGTGTGCTGGTACTCGACCGCATCCGGCTGGTCATCGAGCCCAAGACCGCGGTGGACGGCAGCCGGCTGGTCAGCTGGCTGTGCTATGCCCTCCATCTGCCGGTCCGGCACGCGGCGACTCCCCGCGGATGGCAGACCGACCGCGCCGGGTTCACGGACCTGGTCATCTCTGCCCTCGTCGCGGAGTGCCGCGCGCTCCTCCTCGGCGGCCTGCGCCGAGACTACGTCCGCCGCGATCTGGTCGAGTCGGTGCTGCGGGGACGTCTGGACCTCGCCGCCCAGGTCTCCCGTCGGTACGGCCAGCTCGACCGGCTCCACCTCCGCGCCTTCGAACGGGACGCCGCCATCTGGGAGAACGAAGTATGCGGCGCCGCCCTGTACCGTGCAGCGCGACTCGCCGACCGCCGGGAGCCGGCGCGGGCGGCAGCCGACACTGCCGCTCTCTTCCCTCAGCCCACTACCCCCGCCGCGGCTGTGCAGATGCTTGCGAGAGCCAGGTACACGCGACTCAACGCACGGTACCGCCCGGCTCACGCCTGGGCCCGGCTGCTCCTCGACGGAGGCGGCATCGACGACCTACTGGTCGATGCCGGGCACACCGCCGATTCCCTGCTACTGCGTATGGAGGTTCTGTGGGAGGCGGTCGTGAGACGGATGGCAGCCGAGGTAGCCGTCGGGATGCACGGGCGCCCGGTGCCGTCCTCCGGCGGCTCGGCGATCAAGGTGTCCGGTGACCGCTCATCCCACTCCCCCTTCCGCCCCGACGTCCTGCTGTGCTTCGCGAACACGCCGCCGACGTTCCTGGCCGTGGATGCCAAGTACAAGCGCTACGACAACAGGTCCATCTCAGCCGGTGACATCCACCAGATGCTCACCTACACCGCCGGATACTCCCCCGAGGGGGCCGGCGCAGCCGTGGTCGTGCACCCCTCCCCATCTGGTGCCATCCACCGCCGTCTTCGCGTAAAAGCACCGCGCGGACAGCTCGCCGAACTGCACGTAGCAGGGATCGACGTACGGCTGTCACCGCAGGACGCGGCGCATGCCTTGGCCCCTGTCCTCGCCGCTGCCCTCCACAGCACCGGCCGCATCCCGGCAACGGCCAGGACGCTCCCTCCAGAGCCGGCGCACCGGCGTGCAGCCGAGGGAGAGACCGTGTCTTCTCCCCGTTCTGCTCGACAGTGA